Proteins encoded together in one Asterias rubens chromosome 4, eAstRub1.3, whole genome shotgun sequence window:
- the LOC117288787 gene encoding borealin-like has protein sequence MPKKRRTKTVQSSKASAPSGGNESSNSSNEDKREKLELYLKDFDMRVANCLLQADNECKAICAAINHACMMELFKLPKNIREMTRAEFMAKGGSVNNNMLHQVTEVVDSITSSILPPTSAEHKTVSSSQGESSATESAQCAEGTTATKKKAAAKGRKRTTTATKRKTQKKSVLGTNQDVNTEGSAGPPQTLRRSTRKASARNTFVTPAARTGKAGKALGSGWDTPAITPKFDPRLPVTPATCAMREAKRGETMMSLSGSPLSLPSAKPDGNIIKFGDGTALEIVGSSPKVDMSINETTRQNILLLQNKLAKILKTCSTGQEDSEIVSP, from the exons ATGCCCAAGAAGAGGAGGACGAAGACGGTGCAGTCGAGCAAAGCATCGGCACCATCCGGAGGCAACGAGAGCAGTAACTCCAGCAACGAAGACAAAAGGGAAAAGCTGGAGCTGTATCTCAAGGACTTTGACATGAGAG tGGCTAACTGCCTTCTTCAAGCAGATAATGAGTGCAAGGCAATATGTGCAGCCATCAATCACGCCTGTATGATGGAGCTATTTAAGCTCCCTAAGAATATACGAGAAATGACAAGGGCGGAGTTTATGG CCAAGGGAGGTAGTGTCAACAATAATATGTTGCATCAAGTGACGGAGGTCGTTGACTCTATTACGTCATCAATCCTACCCCCAACATCGGCAGAGCACAAGACAGTCTCCTCATCCCAGGGAGAGTCTTCAGCTACAGAGAGTGCTCAATGTGCAGAGGGGACGACAGCAACGAAAAAG AAAGCAGCAGCCAAGGGAAGGAAGCGAACCACAACAGCGACCAAACGCAAAACACAAAAGAAGAGTGTTCTGGGCACAAACCAAGATGTGAACACAGAGGGAAGTGCAGGCCCACCACAGACACTCCGAAGATCTACAAG gaaAGCATCAGCAAGGAATACATTTGTAACACCAGCTGCCAGGACCGGGAAAGCTGGGAAAGCATTGGGTTCAGGATGGGACACACCAGCGATCACCCCCAAGTTTGATCCCAG GTTGCCAGTGACGCCAGCTACGTGTGCAATGCGTGAAGCGAAACGAGGAGAGACTATGATGTCATTGTCTGGCAGTCCCCTTTCTTTACCCAGCGCTAAACCAGACGGAAATATCATCAAATTTGGTGATGGCACA GCCTTGGAGATTGTGGGCTCATCTCCTAAGGTTGACATGAGTATCAATGAAACGACACGTCAAAATATCCTTCTACTGCAAAACAAGCTGGCCAAGATTCTGAAGACCTGCTCAACGGGTCAAGAAGACAGCGAGATCGTATCCCCCTGA
- the LOC117289297 gene encoding uncharacterized protein C1orf109-like yields the protein MSTVHKVTNEHGLEFVHKQLRKTFKMVKQQQLVWQGVAAESLSLVKSLANLGEQLQCSRLAAQEGSSDVLHQFPDLQARLEFKLLQSAEVVMTRLKSCLETMEDVCHKHTQYGTYSLNAYHNQYREIGTVKVSTASATWPSIADMLQWVTDLSVLYRRIFAEKTWMFDTVSYDSLDEMSGLVKRWSKNDRELTTAVNDILSHVEFFMADG from the exons ATGTCGACAGTGCACAAGGTAACAAACGAACATGGACTTGAGTTTGTGCACAAACAACTTCGGAAAACTTTCAAGATGGTCAAACAGCAACAGTTGGTCTGGCAGGGCGTTGCGGCAGAATCCCTCTCATTGGTCAAGTCACTGGCAAACTTAGGGGAGCAGCTGCAGTGTTCTCGCCTTGCTGCCCAAGAAGGCAGCTCTGATGTACTGCACCAGTTTCCAGACCTCCAAGCGAGGCTGGAGTTTAAGCTGCTGCAATCAGCAGAGGTGGTGATGACGCGGTTGAAATCTTgtct AGAGACGATGGAAGACGTTTGCCACAAACACACACAGTACGGTACCTACTCACTCAATGCATATCACAATCAGTACAGGGAGATCGGCACAGTGAAGGTGTCTACAGCCTCAGCAACGTGGCCATCTATAGCAGACATGCTGCAGTGGGTTACAGATTTGAGCGTATTGTACAGGAGAAT TTTTGCCGAGAAGACGTGGATGTTTGATACGGTCTCGTATGATAGTCTAGATGAGATGTCAGGATTGGTGAAAAGGTGGTCAAAGAATGACAGGGAACTGACGACTGCAGTaaatg ATATTCTGTCTCATGTGGAGTTCTTCATGGCGGATGGATGA